A single region of the Drosophila miranda strain MSH22 chromosome 2, D.miranda_PacBio2.1, whole genome shotgun sequence genome encodes:
- the LOC108157347 gene encoding very low-density lipoprotein receptor-like: MYEYFLLGLVMMSTPATCSSDHGKCESDLLDWFHCWESNVKEGTCTGEQNSAWIPSSKVCNGHEDCPNGEDESIVLCKQHPDRMFSSYFYCATGAVIELSKKCDGKVDCSDGSDEMSSMCQPEKKISRRGECQNDRYFDCRKRKCVPAARQCDGWHDCANGFDESLNVCYQQWHNETQFQCGNGRLIPVEKVCNGYYDCIDGSDELKSVCDTKKNPNKCLEPPAPLSFTLATKYHHGINGTKYVLPNEVVQVQCISSKKLKDPQNGWNVCNVYGKWQFPWPCCKNRKIRNKSNLRHIWQSFSQTKN; the protein is encoded by the exons ATGTACGAGTACTTTTTATTAGGCCTGGTGATGATGTCTACACCTGCAACATGTAGCAGTG ACCATGGGAAATGTGAATCGGATCTCCTAGATTGGTTCCATTGCTGGGAGAGCAACGTCAAAGAGGGTACCTGCACGGGAGAGCAGAATAGCGCCTGGATACCAAGCTCTAAGGTGTGCAATGGACACGAAGACTGTCCGAATGGCGAGGATGAGTCCATTGTGTTGTGCAAACAGCATCCGGATCGAATGTTTTCCTCGTATTTCTACTGTGCCACCGGGGCAGTGATTGAATTATCGAAAAAGTGTGATGGAAAAGTCGACTGCTCGGACGGATCGGATGAGATGTCATCGATGTGCCAACCTGAAAAGAAGATAAGTCGTCGCGGAGAGTGTCAAAA TGATCGGTATTTTGACTGTCGAAAAAGAAAGTGTGTGCCTGCCGCCAGGCAATGCGATGGATGGCACGACTGTGCAAATGGATTCGACGAATCCCTGAATGTCTGCTACCAACAGTGGCACAACGAGACGCAGTTCCAGTGCGGCAATGGTCGGCTTATACCAGTTGAAAAAGTGTGCAACGGTTATTACGATTGCATCGATGGTTCGGATGAGCTGAAATCTGTTTGCGATacgaaaaaaaacccaaacaaATGCCTGGAGCCACCAGCACCACTCTCGTTCACACTAGCCACCAAATATCATCATGGTATCAATGGAACGAAATATGTTTTGCCCAACGAGGTGGTGCAGGTACAGTGCATATCAtcgaaaaaattaaaagaccCCCAAAACGGCTGGAATGTCTGCAATGTTTATGGTAAATGGCAATTCCCTTGGCCATGTTGtaaaaatagaaaaattaGGAATAAGAGTAATTTAAGGCATATTTGGCAGTCATTTTCTCAAACAAAAAACTGA